One Candidatus Campbellbacteria bacterium genomic region harbors:
- a CDS encoding ATP-binding cassette domain-containing protein, with translation MIPTYTFGEILLHIDGVGFTPEGMDVPILRDVTTAVYNIKQEGFVRGQVVALLGPSGVGKTTLFRIMAGLLHPTVGQVVLNGTGIPVSAGQVGVVSQDYRVLMHRTVLGNLVVAGKQAGLNDQQSLVKAKGLLEKFGLTEHSGKYPKQLSGGQRQRVAIAQQLMCSEHFLLMDEPFSGLDPLVKNRVCDLIMEVSSMNELNTTIVVSHDITAAAKIADTIWLMGRDRNPTTGDIVPGAYIKETFNLVDMGIAWEADIQKKPEFHQFVNDLTEKFAQL, from the coding sequence ATGATTCCCACCTACACGTTCGGCGAGATCCTTCTTCACATCGACGGTGTCGGCTTCACCCCAGAAGGGATGGATGTTCCGATTCTCCGCGACGTGACGACGGCTGTCTACAACATCAAGCAGGAAGGTTTCGTTCGCGGGCAGGTTGTCGCACTTCTCGGCCCCTCGGGCGTCGGCAAGACGACACTCTTCCGCATCATGGCGGGCCTTCTCCATCCAACTGTAGGACAGGTCGTTCTCAACGGAACCGGCATTCCCGTTTCGGCGGGACAAGTTGGTGTGGTGTCTCAGGACTACCGTGTTCTGATGCACCGGACAGTGCTCGGCAACCTTGTTGTGGCGGGGAAACAAGCTGGCCTTAACGACCAGCAGTCCCTGGTGAAAGCCAAAGGTCTGCTCGAGAAGTTCGGTCTCACCGAGCACTCGGGGAAGTACCCCAAGCAGCTTTCTGGCGGCCAGCGCCAGCGTGTTGCCATCGCTCAACAGTTGATGTGTTCAGAACACTTTCTTCTGATGGACGAGCCGTTCTCGGGACTCGACCCTCTCGTGAAGAACCGTGTCTGTGATCTCATCATGGAGGTTTCCTCCATGAATGAGCTCAACACCACCATCGTCGTGTCGCACGACATCACGGCAGCAGCGAAGATCGCGGACACGATTTGGCTGATGGGTCGTGATCGCAATCCAACGACCGGCGACATCGTTCCCGGTGCCTACATCAAGGAGACGTTCAACTTGGTGGACATGGGGATTGCGTGGGAAGCCGACATCCAGAAGAAGCCCGAGTTCCACCAGTTCGTCAACGATCTGACGGAGAAGTTTGCCCAGCTCTGA
- a CDS encoding nitrate ABC transporter permease, which translates to MKTALARLFTPHATVPRKDAAIMVAFQVLVALGIWIAWPMKVIPKPMEVIGAFGHLWISYGLGQAMKASFVTCVEAILIATTFSLGLGYLRVLQFFKPAGQLVSKMRFLGLVGLNFIFTLLTGGGHLLKLTVLVFGLSVFMVPSILSIVDSVTKDELDHARTLRMGPWRTVFEVIVLGKADLVLEAIRQNAAIAWMMLTVVEGLVRSEGGVGALLLTQSKFLKLPEIYAIQFSILCIGLLFDQVQVMFKRAVCPWSQLGLEKR; encoded by the coding sequence ATGAAAACCGCACTCGCGCGGCTGTTCACGCCGCACGCCACAGTGCCCAGGAAGGACGCTGCCATCATGGTAGCGTTCCAGGTACTGGTGGCTCTCGGAATCTGGATCGCCTGGCCCATGAAGGTCATTCCCAAGCCGATGGAGGTCATCGGTGCCTTTGGGCACCTATGGATCAGCTACGGTTTGGGTCAGGCGATGAAGGCCAGCTTCGTGACCTGTGTGGAAGCGATTCTCATCGCAACCACATTCTCACTCGGGCTCGGCTACCTTCGTGTCCTGCAATTCTTCAAGCCTGCTGGACAGCTCGTCTCCAAGATGCGCTTCCTCGGGCTCGTCGGACTCAACTTCATCTTCACCCTTCTCACGGGGGGTGGACACCTGCTCAAGCTCACGGTTCTCGTGTTTGGTTTGTCTGTTTTCATGGTTCCGAGCATTCTGTCAATCGTCGATTCAGTGACGAAAGACGAGCTCGACCATGCGCGGACACTCCGCATGGGACCGTGGCGAACAGTCTTCGAAGTCATCGTGCTCGGCAAGGCCGACTTGGTGCTCGAGGCCATACGGCAGAACGCGGCAATCGCGTGGATGATGTTGACGGTAGTGGAAGGACTGGTGCGATCGGAGGGTGGCGTCGGGGCATTGCTGCTTACACAGAGCAAGTTCCTCAAGTTGCCTGAGATCTACGCAATCCAGTTTTCCATCCTCTGTATCGGATTGTTGTTCGATCAGGTGCAGGTGATGTTCAAACGCGCGGTCTGCCCGTGGTCCCAATTGGGACTGGAGAAGAGGTAG